One part of the Streptomyces lienomycini genome encodes these proteins:
- a CDS encoding DUF5107 domain-containing protein: MTTIRREVLTLPAAPLGPDNPLPPLRPLDEAHRIDDRDRADLPRDMARQVGYEPLSSLLPAQVRDGYDRGRTPRELDALVIENDRLRATVLPGLGGRIASLHHKPTGRELLYANPVLQPANFALNGAWFSGGIEWNIGATGHTTLSCSPLHAARVPAPDGGEMLRLWEWERLRDLPFQVDLWLPDGSDFLYVGARIRNPHERPVPTYWWSNIAVPEDRRVLAPADEAWHFGYERRLRRVPVPQWDGVDRTYPRNSTYAADYFYEVPDDRRRWIAALDPHGHGLVQTSTDALRGRKLFVWGTGPGGRRWQEWLTEPGTGGYCEIQAGLVRTQLEHVRLEAESEVSWLEAYGPLDAPGEGDWHTVLRGAEDRLEAALPRAAVDAAHAAWRPYADAEPGERLATGSGWGALEVLRAGWKLPGTPFDEDTLGEEQRPWRHLLSAGSLPEPQHHEPPGGTLVARPWRDMLETTAATPLAEYHLGVAQWHGDDRAQAVRSWERGLKTAADRWPLLRCLAVADQEGGHHERAADQYAQAFDDLCARRPAASGGSDDPGREGRWTAVAAALGREAIGALLAVGRTADARAVWERLEPATRARGRFRLTEAELLAAEGRREEARAVFDEGFEVADLREGAESIGLLWARLDDAPLPARHDFRMRPDGG, from the coding sequence GTGACGACGATCCGACGTGAGGTACTGACCCTGCCCGCCGCGCCACTGGGACCGGACAACCCGCTGCCGCCGCTGCGCCCCCTGGACGAGGCCCACCGCATCGACGACCGGGACCGGGCGGACCTGCCGCGCGACATGGCCCGCCAGGTCGGCTACGAGCCCCTGAGCAGCCTGCTGCCCGCCCAGGTCCGGGACGGCTACGACCGCGGGCGCACACCCCGCGAGCTGGACGCGCTCGTCATCGAGAACGACCGGTTGCGGGCCACCGTCCTGCCCGGTCTCGGCGGCCGCATCGCCTCCCTCCACCACAAGCCGACCGGCCGCGAGCTCCTCTACGCCAACCCCGTGCTCCAGCCCGCCAACTTCGCCCTCAACGGCGCCTGGTTCTCCGGCGGCATCGAATGGAACATCGGCGCCACCGGCCACACCACCCTCTCCTGCTCACCCCTGCACGCCGCCCGCGTCCCCGCCCCCGACGGCGGGGAGATGCTGCGCCTGTGGGAGTGGGAACGGCTGCGCGACCTGCCCTTCCAGGTCGACCTGTGGCTGCCGGACGGCTCGGACTTCCTCTACGTCGGCGCCCGGATCCGCAACCCGCACGAACGCCCGGTGCCCACCTACTGGTGGTCCAACATCGCCGTCCCCGAGGACCGCCGCGTCCTCGCCCCCGCCGACGAGGCCTGGCACTTCGGCTACGAGCGCCGCCTGCGGCGGGTGCCGGTGCCGCAGTGGGACGGCGTCGACCGGACGTACCCGCGGAACAGCACCTACGCCGCCGACTACTTCTACGAGGTGCCGGACGACCGGCGCCGCTGGATCGCCGCCCTCGACCCACACGGACACGGGCTGGTGCAGACCTCGACCGACGCGCTGCGCGGCCGCAAGCTGTTCGTGTGGGGCACCGGACCCGGCGGACGCCGCTGGCAGGAGTGGCTCACCGAGCCCGGCACCGGCGGCTACTGCGAGATCCAGGCCGGGCTCGTCCGCACCCAGCTCGAACACGTCAGGCTGGAGGCCGAGAGCGAGGTCTCCTGGCTGGAGGCGTACGGGCCGCTCGACGCGCCCGGCGAAGGCGACTGGCACACCGTGCTGCGCGGGGCCGAGGACCGGCTGGAAGCCGCCCTGCCGCGGGCCGCCGTCGACGCCGCCCACGCCGCCTGGCGGCCGTACGCCGACGCCGAGCCCGGCGAGCGCCTGGCCACCGGCTCCGGTTGGGGCGCCCTCGAAGTGCTGCGGGCCGGCTGGAAACTGCCCGGCACACCCTTCGACGAGGACACCCTCGGCGAGGAACAGCGGCCGTGGCGGCACCTGCTGAGCGCCGGCTCGCTGCCCGAGCCGCAGCACCACGAGCCTCCCGGCGGGACACTGGTCGCCCGGCCCTGGCGGGACATGCTGGAGACCACGGCCGCCACACCCCTGGCCGAGTACCACCTCGGTGTCGCCCAGTGGCACGGCGACGACCGCGCCCAGGCCGTGCGCAGCTGGGAGCGCGGCCTCAAGACCGCCGCGGACCGCTGGCCGCTGCTGCGCTGCCTCGCCGTCGCCGACCAGGAGGGCGGCCACCACGAGCGCGCCGCCGACCAGTACGCGCAGGCCTTCGACGACCTGTGCGCACGCCGACCGGCCGCGTCGGGCGGGTCGGACGACCCGGGCCGGGAGGGGCGGTGGACGGCCGTCGCCGCCGCGCTCGGCCGGGAGGCGATCGGCGCGCTGCTCGCGGTCGGGCGCACCGCGGACGCCCGTGCCGTGTGGGAACGGCTGGAGCCCGCGACCCGGGCCCGCGGCCGGTTCCGGCTGACCGAGGCGGAGCTGCTGGCCGCGGAGGGCCGGCGCGAGGAGGCGCGGGCCGTCTTCGACGAGGGATTCGAGGTCGCCGACCTGAGGGAGGGCGCCGAGAGTATCGGCCTCCTGTGGGCGCGGCTCGACGACGCACCGCTCCCGGCCCGCCACGACTTCCGGATGCGGCCGGACGGAGGGTGA
- a CDS encoding DUF6204 family protein, with translation MSERHVGEQHASGQHTYRVIVRGTWEGLTEGARARLLGEAGEHGMASMRFTEDGSLSYEPSPLKHFSMRYVVVSDAADGEEMAGAIAEDRAERALRALGYGFRDLRSTVTDLDTMKINRRSRTRR, from the coding sequence GTGAGCGAGCGGCACGTGGGTGAGCAGCATGCGAGTGGGCAGCACACCTACCGGGTGATCGTCCGGGGCACCTGGGAGGGGTTGACCGAGGGGGCGCGTGCCCGGCTGCTCGGTGAGGCGGGCGAGCACGGGATGGCGAGCATGCGGTTCACCGAGGACGGTTCGCTGTCGTACGAGCCGTCGCCCCTGAAGCACTTCTCGATGCGGTACGTGGTGGTGTCGGACGCGGCGGACGGCGAGGAGATGGCCGGCGCGATCGCGGAGGACCGGGCGGAGAGGGCGCTGCGCGCGCTCGGTTACGGGTTCCGCGATCTCAGGTCGACGGTGACGGACCTGGACACGATGAAGATCAACCGGAGGTCACGGACTCGGCGGTGA
- a CDS encoding NAD(P)/FAD-dependent oxidoreductase, with protein MSRPRIVIVGAGFAGYRTARTLSRLTRHQADITLLNPTDYFLYLPLLPQVAAGILEPRRVSVSLSGTLPHVRLVLGEADGIDLDGHTVHYTGPEGEEGTLPFDRLVLAAGSVNKLLPIPGVAEHAHGFRGMPEALYLRDHVTRQVELAAAADDRAECAARCTFVVVGAGYTGTEVAAHGAMYTDGQVRKHPMRTGMRPRWMLLDVAPRVMPEMDERLSRTAERVLRQRGVDVRMGTSVKEATHDGVVLTDGSTVDTRTLVWCVGVRPDPLVESLGLPMERGRLLVDPHLQVPGRPELFACGDVAAVPDLTRPGQYTPMTAQHAWRHGKVCAQNVAASLGIGRRRAYRHRDMGFVVDLGGAKAAANPLGLPMSGPAAGAVTRGYHLAAMPGNRVRVAADWLLDAVLPRQAVQLGLVRSWSVPLESSSPEVARVPGHPGRARTDTGGDAGSDAGRDTAGDTAPDTEQASGEPGGGAAKNQRGGRPAQTKAGGESGKTHSGGEPAKTNGGSPPAKNHPGGEPAKNHPGGEPAKNQPGGEPAKNQPGGEPAKNQPGGEPARNQPHGERVKRGQSGSPRASGKPRRAVEAAGPRPGRGASGKPGKASRASGAGSAGQRSTAPSGPSRSAGPPADPGPPAHQPPPGPDIAPGPVRRTDGRAAEGDS; from the coding sequence GTGAGCCGACCCCGCATCGTGATCGTCGGTGCCGGCTTCGCCGGGTACCGGACGGCCCGCACCCTGTCCCGGCTCACCCGGCACCAGGCCGACATCACCCTGCTCAACCCGACCGACTACTTCCTCTACCTGCCGCTGCTGCCCCAGGTCGCCGCCGGAATCCTGGAACCGCGCCGGGTCAGCGTGTCCCTGTCGGGCACGCTGCCGCACGTACGGCTGGTGCTCGGCGAGGCCGACGGCATCGACCTGGACGGGCACACCGTGCACTACACCGGCCCGGAGGGCGAGGAGGGCACGCTGCCCTTCGACCGGCTGGTGCTCGCCGCGGGCAGCGTCAACAAGCTGCTGCCCATCCCCGGCGTCGCCGAGCACGCCCACGGCTTCCGCGGGATGCCGGAGGCGCTCTACCTGCGCGACCACGTCACCCGGCAGGTGGAGCTGGCCGCGGCGGCCGACGACCGGGCCGAGTGCGCCGCGCGGTGCACGTTCGTCGTGGTGGGCGCCGGATACACCGGCACCGAGGTCGCCGCGCACGGCGCGATGTACACCGACGGGCAGGTCCGCAAACACCCGATGCGCACCGGGATGCGGCCCCGCTGGATGCTGCTCGACGTGGCGCCCCGGGTGATGCCCGAGATGGACGAACGGCTCTCACGCACCGCCGAGCGGGTGCTGCGGCAGCGGGGCGTCGACGTGCGGATGGGCACCTCCGTGAAGGAGGCCACGCACGACGGGGTGGTCCTGACCGACGGGTCGACCGTCGACACCCGCACCCTGGTGTGGTGCGTGGGGGTGCGGCCCGACCCGCTGGTGGAGTCCCTCGGGCTGCCCATGGAACGTGGTCGGCTGCTGGTCGATCCCCACCTCCAGGTGCCGGGGCGGCCCGAGCTGTTCGCCTGCGGCGACGTGGCCGCGGTGCCCGACCTGACCCGGCCGGGCCAGTACACGCCCATGACCGCGCAGCACGCCTGGCGGCACGGGAAGGTCTGCGCCCAGAACGTCGCCGCGTCGCTCGGGATCGGGCGGCGGCGGGCCTACCGCCACCGTGACATGGGGTTCGTCGTGGACCTCGGCGGCGCCAAGGCCGCCGCCAACCCGCTCGGTCTGCCGATGTCCGGTCCGGCGGCGGGTGCGGTCACCCGCGGCTACCACCTCGCCGCGATGCCGGGCAACCGCGTCCGGGTGGCCGCCGACTGGCTGCTCGACGCGGTGCTGCCGCGCCAGGCGGTCCAGCTCGGACTCGTACGGTCCTGGTCCGTGCCGCTGGAGTCGTCGTCGCCCGAGGTCGCGCGGGTGCCCGGGCACCCGGGGCGGGCCCGGACGGACACCGGGGGCGACGCCGGAAGCGACGCCGGGCGGGACACCGCGGGAGACACCGCACCGGACACCGAACAGGCCAGCGGCGAGCCGGGCGGTGGGGCGGCGAAGAACCAGCGAGGCGGTCGGCCCGCCCAGACCAAGGCGGGTGGTGAGTCGGGCAAGACTCACTCGGGCGGTGAGCCCGCGAAGACCAACGGGGGCTCACCGCCCGCCAAGAACCACCCGGGCGGTGAGCCTGCCAAGAACCATCCCGGTGGCGAGCCCGCCAAGAATCAGCCCGGTGGTGAGCCTGCCAAGAACCAGCCGGGCGGTGAGCCTGCCAAGAACCAGCCCGGTGGTGAACCGGCCAGGAACCAGCCGCACGGTGAGCGTGTGAAGCGGGGGCAGTCCGGCTCGCCCCGCGCGTCCGGCAAGCCCCGCCGCGCCGTCGAAGCCGCCGGACCACGTCCCGGCCGGGGAGCCTCGGGCAAGCCGGGCAAGGCATCCCGGGCCTCCGGGGCGGGCTCCGCCGGTCAACGGTCCACCGCCCCGTCCGGACCGAGCCGCTCCGCGGGCCCGCCCGCCGACCCCGGTCCCCCGGCGCACCAGCCGCCCCCCGGACCCGACATCGCCCCCGGCCCCGTCAGGCGTACCGACGGACGTGCCGCGGAAGGAGACTCATGA
- a CDS encoding VOC family protein: MDILGATLRIYVDDLDKAIPFYEGLAGGEALRFERGGVHVAAIGCFLLMSGPESQLEVLRKVTATIAVSDVEETRGLLASLGADIIAGPVATPVGRNLIARHPDGAIYEYVDRRSA; the protein is encoded by the coding sequence ATGGACATTCTGGGAGCCACACTGCGTATCTACGTCGACGACCTGGACAAGGCGATCCCCTTCTACGAGGGCCTGGCCGGCGGCGAGGCCCTGCGTTTCGAACGCGGCGGCGTCCATGTCGCCGCCATCGGCTGCTTCTTGCTGATGAGCGGGCCCGAGTCCCAGCTCGAGGTGTTGCGCAAGGTGACCGCGACGATCGCCGTGTCGGACGTGGAGGAGACCCGTGGGCTCCTCGCCTCGCTGGGCGCGGACATCATCGCGGGGCCGGTCGCGACGCCCGTCGGCCGCAATCTGATCGCCCGGCACCCGGACGGGGCGATCTACGAGTACGTGGACCGGCGGTCGGCGTAG
- a CDS encoding M20/M25/M40 family metallo-hydrolase — protein sequence MAEHTDAAAETGARALDEVVRFTSELIRIDTTNRGGGDCRERPAAEYAAARLAEAGIEPTLLERTEGRTNVVARIEGTDPSADALLVHGHLDVVPAEADDWSVHPFSGEIRDGVVWGRGAVDMKNMDAMILAVARDWARRGVRPRRDVVIAFTADEEASAEDGSGFLADRHAALFEGCTEGVSESGAFTFHDGSGRQFYPIAAGERGTGWLKLTARGRAGHGSKVNRENAITRLAAAVTRIGAHEWPLRLTPTVRASLTEIAAVYGIEADLDDADTLLDKLGPAAKLVEATVRNSANPTMLDAGYKVNVIPGEAVAHVDGRFLPGGEDEFRDTLDRLTGPDVDWEYAHREVALQAPVDSPTYARMRAAVEEFAPEGHVVPYCMSGGTDAKQFSRLGITGYGFAPLKLPEGFDYQALFHGVDERVPVEALHFGVRVLDRFLRTA from the coding sequence ATGGCTGAGCACACGGACGCGGCCGCGGAGACGGGCGCGCGGGCGCTGGACGAGGTGGTCCGGTTCACCTCCGAGCTGATCCGGATCGACACCACCAACCGCGGCGGCGGCGACTGCCGGGAACGCCCGGCCGCCGAGTACGCCGCCGCGCGGCTCGCCGAGGCCGGGATCGAGCCCACACTCCTCGAACGGACCGAGGGCCGCACCAACGTCGTGGCCCGCATCGAGGGCACCGACCCGTCCGCCGACGCGCTGCTCGTCCACGGCCACCTGGACGTCGTACCCGCCGAGGCCGACGACTGGAGCGTGCACCCGTTCTCCGGGGAGATCCGCGACGGCGTCGTCTGGGGGCGCGGCGCGGTCGACATGAAGAACATGGACGCGATGATCCTCGCCGTCGCGCGCGACTGGGCCCGACGGGGAGTACGACCCCGGCGCGACGTGGTGATCGCGTTCACCGCGGACGAGGAGGCCAGCGCCGAGGACGGCTCCGGCTTCCTCGCCGACCGGCACGCCGCCCTGTTCGAGGGCTGCACCGAGGGCGTCAGCGAGTCCGGGGCGTTCACCTTCCACGACGGGAGCGGACGGCAGTTCTACCCCATCGCCGCCGGCGAGCGCGGCACGGGCTGGCTGAAGCTCACCGCGCGCGGGCGTGCCGGGCACGGTTCGAAGGTGAACCGGGAGAACGCGATCACCCGCCTCGCCGCCGCCGTCACCCGCATCGGCGCCCACGAGTGGCCGCTGCGCCTGACCCCGACCGTGCGCGCCTCCCTGACCGAGATCGCCGCCGTCTACGGGATCGAGGCCGACCTGGACGACGCCGACACGCTGCTGGACAAGCTCGGCCCCGCCGCCAAGCTGGTCGAGGCCACCGTCCGCAACAGCGCCAACCCGACCATGCTGGACGCCGGGTACAAGGTCAACGTCATCCCCGGGGAGGCCGTCGCCCACGTCGACGGGCGGTTCCTGCCCGGCGGCGAGGACGAGTTCCGCGACACCCTCGACCGGCTCACCGGCCCGGACGTCGACTGGGAGTACGCCCACCGGGAGGTGGCCCTCCAGGCGCCGGTGGACTCGCCGACGTACGCCCGGATGCGCGCGGCGGTCGAGGAGTTCGCCCCCGAGGGGCACGTCGTGCCGTACTGCATGTCCGGCGGCACCGACGCCAAGCAGTTCTCCCGGCTGGGCATCACCGGCTACGGCTTCGCGCCGCTGAAGCTGCCCGAGGGCTTCGACTACCAGGCCCTCTTCCACGGCGTGGACGAACGCGTTCCCGTCGAGGCGCTGCACTTCGGAGTCCGCGTCCTGGACCGATTCCTGCGCACGGCCTGA
- a CDS encoding LLM class F420-dependent oxidoreductase — MPEYGYFLSCEQYGPAELIEQARMAEQAGFQALWISDHYHPWNGEQGQSPFVWSVIGALSDAVSLPVETAVTCPTVRIHPAVVAQAAATSAVMTNGRFRLGVGTGEALNEHIFGDAWPAAHVRLEMLEEAILVIRRLLGGEEVNHHGAHYTVENARLYTVPDEPVPIDISGFGPAATKLAARVGDGYITMMPDASMVEQYRKGGGGGKLVSGGTKVCYDTDKDAAVRTVHRLWANEQLPGELGQVLPSPKHFEQAQTLVTEDMVRDNRVCGADVDEHVAELKQFADAGFDRVYVNQIGPDLRGFFDLYRTQVLPQLQQSA, encoded by the coding sequence ATGCCCGAGTACGGCTATTTCCTCTCGTGCGAGCAGTACGGTCCCGCGGAACTGATCGAGCAGGCGCGAATGGCCGAACAGGCCGGATTCCAGGCACTGTGGATCTCCGACCACTACCACCCCTGGAACGGCGAACAGGGCCAGAGCCCGTTCGTCTGGTCGGTCATCGGCGCCCTGTCCGACGCCGTCTCGCTGCCCGTCGAGACGGCGGTGACCTGCCCCACCGTGCGCATCCACCCGGCGGTGGTGGCGCAGGCCGCGGCGACCAGCGCGGTGATGACGAACGGCCGGTTCCGGCTGGGCGTCGGCACCGGCGAGGCGCTCAACGAGCACATCTTCGGCGACGCCTGGCCCGCCGCGCACGTGCGCCTGGAGATGCTGGAGGAGGCCATCCTCGTCATCCGCAGGCTGCTCGGCGGCGAGGAGGTCAACCACCACGGCGCCCACTACACGGTGGAGAACGCCCGCCTCTACACGGTGCCCGACGAGCCCGTCCCGATCGACATCTCCGGCTTCGGCCCGGCGGCCACGAAGCTCGCGGCGCGGGTGGGAGACGGCTACATCACGATGATGCCGGACGCCTCGATGGTCGAGCAGTACCGCAAGGGCGGGGGCGGCGGGAAACTGGTCAGCGGGGGGACCAAGGTCTGCTACGACACCGACAAGGACGCCGCCGTACGCACCGTGCACCGGTTGTGGGCCAACGAACAGCTGCCCGGCGAGCTGGGCCAGGTGCTGCCCTCGCCCAAGCACTTCGAGCAGGCGCAGACGCTGGTCACCGAGGACATGGTCCGCGACAACCGGGTGTGCGGCGCCGACGTGGACGAACACGTCGCGGAGCTGAAGCAGTTCGCCGACGCGGGCTTCGACCGCGTCTACGTCAACCAGATCGGCCCCGACCTGCGCGGCTTCTTCGACCTCTACCGCACCCAGGTGCTGCCGCAGCTCCAGCAGAGCGCCTGA
- a CDS encoding GNAT family N-acetyltransferase — protein MPHTPPRHLAEGPRVGIRHFTHEDAAEFTARARQSKDLHHPWLFPPDSAQAYEAYAARLIEDRTKAGFLVCEKDADGTAGGAFGGAIAGFVNINNIVEGGFLSGALGYGAFAHAAGRGLMREGLGLVVRYAFGPMRLHRLEINVQPGNAASIALARACGFRLEGFSPRMLHIDGAWRDHQRWAITAESVTSG, from the coding sequence ATGCCGCACACCCCGCCCCGCCACCTCGCCGAGGGCCCGCGCGTGGGCATCCGGCACTTCACCCACGAGGACGCCGCCGAGTTCACCGCCCGGGCCCGGCAGAGCAAGGACCTGCACCACCCCTGGCTCTTCCCGCCGGACAGCGCCCAGGCGTACGAGGCCTACGCCGCCCGGCTGATCGAGGACCGCACCAAGGCCGGGTTCCTGGTGTGCGAGAAGGACGCGGACGGGACGGCCGGGGGCGCTTTCGGCGGCGCCATCGCCGGGTTCGTGAACATCAACAACATCGTCGAGGGCGGCTTCCTCAGCGGCGCCCTCGGCTACGGCGCCTTCGCGCACGCGGCGGGGCGCGGGCTGATGCGCGAGGGACTCGGCCTCGTGGTGCGGTACGCGTTCGGGCCGATGCGCCTGCACCGGCTGGAGATCAACGTCCAGCCGGGCAACGCCGCCTCGATCGCGCTGGCCCGCGCCTGCGGCTTCCGCCTGGAGGGCTTCTCACCGCGGATGCTCCACATCGACGGCGCCTGGCGCGACCACCAGCGCTGGGCGATCACCGCCGAGTCCGTGACCTCCGGTTGA
- a CDS encoding S66 peptidase family protein, producing the protein MSRAGEPVRPARLAPGARVAVVAPSGPVPEERLQAGLDVLRGWDLDPVVAPHVLDRHGTFDYLAGTDTDRAADLQAAWCDPSVDAVLCARGGYGVQRMADLLDWEAMRAAGPKVFVGFSDITALHEAFATRLGLVTLHGPMAAGIDFVKNARAQDHLKATLFAPETVRVIASGGTPLVPGRARGVTLGGCLALLAAELGAPHARPSARGGLLCLEDVGEETYRVDRYLTQLLRAGWLDGVGGVLLGSWQGCGPYERLRPLLADRLGGLGVPVAEEFGFGHCEGALTVPFGVPAELDADAGTLTLDRPALR; encoded by the coding sequence ATGAGCCGGGCGGGCGAGCCGGTCCGGCCGGCCCGGCTCGCCCCGGGCGCCCGGGTGGCCGTCGTCGCGCCCAGCGGACCCGTGCCCGAGGAGCGGCTCCAGGCGGGCCTGGACGTGCTGCGCGGCTGGGACCTCGACCCGGTCGTGGCACCGCACGTCCTGGACCGGCACGGCACCTTCGACTACCTCGCGGGCACCGACACCGACCGGGCCGCCGACCTCCAGGCCGCCTGGTGCGACCCGTCCGTGGACGCGGTGCTGTGCGCCCGCGGCGGGTACGGCGTCCAGCGCATGGCCGACCTGCTCGACTGGGAGGCGATGCGCGCGGCCGGTCCGAAGGTCTTCGTCGGCTTCAGCGACATCACCGCGCTGCACGAGGCGTTCGCCACCCGCCTCGGCCTGGTCACCCTGCACGGGCCGATGGCGGCCGGGATCGACTTCGTCAAGAACGCGCGGGCGCAGGATCACCTGAAGGCCACCCTGTTCGCCCCGGAGACGGTCCGCGTGATCGCCTCCGGCGGCACGCCGCTGGTGCCCGGCCGGGCCCGGGGCGTCACCCTCGGCGGCTGCCTCGCCCTGCTCGCCGCCGAACTGGGCGCCCCGCACGCCCGGCCCTCCGCGCGCGGCGGACTGCTGTGCCTGGAGGACGTGGGGGAGGAGACGTACCGCGTCGACCGCTACCTCACCCAGTTGCTGCGCGCCGGCTGGCTCGACGGGGTCGGCGGTGTGCTGCTCGGCTCCTGGCAGGGCTGCGGGCCCTACGAGCGGTTGCGGCCCCTGCTGGCCGACCGGCTCGGCGGCCTCGGCGTGCCGGTCGCCGAGGAGTTCGGGTTCGGGCACTGCGAGGGGGCGCTGACCGTGCCGTTCGGCGTGCCCGCGGAACTCGACGCGGACGCGGGCACCTTGACCCTGGACCGGCCCGCGCTGCGCTGA
- a CDS encoding dipeptidyl-peptidase 5, with protein MRTLSYGSWPSPVDAALAAAHDGRPDDVGFVGDEVWWTAPRPTEGGRRTLVRRHADGTEEPVLPVPWNVRSRVIEYGGRPWGAATTDSGPLVVFVDFADQRLYAFTPGGGEPRPLTPLSTVGGGLRWIEPDPRPERGEVWCVLEEFTGEGPTDVRRVPVAVPLDGSAADDRGAVRELTGERHRFVTGPRLSPDGRRAAWLAWDHPRMPWDGTELLVAEVGPEGTFREARTVAGGPEESIAQVDWAPDGTLLYASDRTGWWNLYRDGQPLCAREEEFGGPLWKLGQRWFAPLDSGLIAVLHGRGAAVLGLLDPQTGEVVDAAGPWTEFAPALAAHGERVVGVGAGPHRGYEVVELATLPDARTDSRGETPIGRARVIGAPHEDATDPAYYPKPEIRTFTGPGGRDIHAHLYPPHHPGCRAPEGELPPYVIWAHGGPTSRSPLVLDLEIAYFTSRGIGVAEVNYGGSSGYGREYRNRLREQWGVVDVEDCAAVALALADEGTADRDRLAVRGGSAGGWTSAASLAATDVYACGTISYPILDLTGWGTGETHDFESRYLESLIGPYAEVPDRYTERSPAEHADRVTAPFLLLQGLDDVICPPVQCERFLERMAGRGVPHAYLTFEGEGHGFRRAETMVRALEAELSLYAQVFGLTPPGVPALELTR; from the coding sequence GTGCGGACTCTTTCGTACGGATCGTGGCCCTCGCCCGTCGACGCGGCCCTCGCCGCCGCGCACGACGGACGGCCCGACGATGTCGGCTTCGTCGGCGACGAGGTGTGGTGGACCGCGCCCCGGCCCACCGAGGGCGGACGGCGCACACTCGTGCGGCGGCACGCCGACGGCACCGAGGAACCGGTGCTGCCCGTGCCGTGGAACGTGCGCAGCCGCGTCATCGAGTACGGCGGCCGCCCCTGGGGCGCGGCCACCACCGACAGCGGCCCGCTCGTGGTCTTCGTGGACTTCGCCGACCAGCGCCTCTACGCCTTCACCCCGGGCGGCGGCGAACCGCGTCCGCTGACCCCGCTGTCCACGGTGGGCGGCGGCCTGCGCTGGATCGAACCGGACCCGCGGCCCGAACGCGGCGAGGTGTGGTGCGTCCTGGAGGAGTTCACCGGCGAGGGCCCCACCGACGTGCGCCGGGTGCCGGTGGCGGTGCCGCTGGACGGCTCCGCGGCCGACGACCGGGGCGCCGTCCGCGAACTCACCGGTGAGCGGCACCGGTTCGTCACCGGCCCCCGCCTCTCGCCCGACGGGCGCCGCGCCGCCTGGCTCGCCTGGGACCACCCGCGCATGCCCTGGGACGGCACCGAGCTGCTCGTCGCCGAGGTCGGACCCGAAGGCACGTTCCGGGAGGCCCGGACCGTCGCCGGCGGGCCCGAGGAGTCGATCGCCCAGGTCGACTGGGCCCCCGACGGCACCCTGCTGTACGCCTCCGACCGCACCGGCTGGTGGAACCTCTACCGTGACGGGCAGCCCCTGTGCGCCCGCGAGGAGGAGTTCGGCGGGCCGCTGTGGAAACTGGGGCAGCGCTGGTTCGCACCCCTGGACAGCGGCCTGATCGCCGTCCTGCACGGCCGGGGCGCCGCCGTCCTCGGCCTACTCGACCCTCAGACCGGTGAGGTCGTCGACGCGGCCGGACCCTGGACCGAGTTCGCGCCCGCCCTCGCCGCCCACGGGGAGCGGGTCGTCGGCGTCGGCGCCGGCCCGCACCGCGGCTACGAGGTCGTCGAGCTGGCCACCCTCCCCGACGCTCGAACCGACTCGCGCGGGGAAACCCCCATCGGCCGCGCCCGCGTCATCGGCGCCCCGCACGAGGACGCCACGGACCCGGCGTACTACCCGAAGCCGGAGATCCGCACCTTCACCGGCCCGGGCGGACGCGACATCCACGCCCACCTCTACCCGCCGCACCACCCCGGCTGCCGCGCCCCCGAGGGCGAACTGCCGCCGTACGTCATCTGGGCGCACGGCGGGCCCACCAGCCGTTCCCCGCTCGTCCTCGACCTGGAGATCGCCTACTTCACCTCGCGCGGCATCGGCGTCGCCGAGGTCAACTACGGCGGCTCCAGCGGCTACGGCCGGGAGTACCGCAACCGGCTGCGCGAGCAGTGGGGCGTCGTCGACGTCGAGGACTGCGCGGCCGTCGCCCTCGCCCTCGCCGACGAGGGCACCGCCGACCGGGACCGGCTCGCGGTGCGCGGCGGCAGCGCGGGCGGCTGGACCTCCGCGGCGTCGCTGGCCGCCACCGACGTCTACGCCTGCGGCACGATCAGCTACCCCATCCTCGACCTGACCGGCTGGGGCACGGGGGAGACCCACGACTTCGAGTCGCGGTACCTGGAGAGCCTGATCGGCCCGTACGCCGAGGTCCCGGACCGCTACACCGAGCGGTCGCCCGCCGAGCACGCCGACCGCGTCACCGCCCCGTTCCTGCTGCTCCAGGGGCTGGACGACGTGATCTGCCCGCCCGTGCAGTGCGAGCGGTTCCTGGAGCGGATGGCGGGCCGCGGGGTGCCGCACGCCTACCTCACCTTCGAGGGCGAGGGGCACGGATTCCGCCGGGCGGAGACCATGGTGCGCGCCCTGGAGGCCGAACTCTCCCTCTACGCGCAGGTCTTCGGACTCACCCCGCCCGGCGTCCCCGCCCTGGAGCTGACCCGATGA